Proteins found in one Haloferax litoreum genomic segment:
- a CDS encoding aminopeptidase — MDPRIREHAQTVVDHSTRVEEGDNVVISAPAVAEDLVTAICELVGERGAYAVNIDSNPRFGRAFLRASETDEFETPDHQLALIEASDVYINVRAETNATEQSDIDPATNAAWKRAYKPIQVEALQKRWCLTQYPASGSAQLAGMSTEAYENFVYDAVSLDWEKQAEHQAQMVELLDDADEVRIKSGDETDVTMSVAGNTTINDKGEHNLPGGEVFTAPVKDSVEGEVYFDLPLYRQGREITGVRVTFEDGKVVDYSAERNEEVLDGVFDTDEGARYLGELGIGMNRNIDQFTYNMLFDEKMGDTVHMAVGSAYPETVGDDNEVNESAEHVDMIVDMSEDSVIELDGEVVQRNGTFVFEDDF, encoded by the coding sequence ATGGACCCGCGTATCCGCGAACACGCTCAGACCGTCGTCGACCACTCGACGCGCGTCGAGGAGGGCGACAACGTCGTCATCTCTGCGCCTGCCGTCGCCGAAGACCTCGTGACCGCCATCTGCGAACTCGTCGGTGAGCGCGGCGCGTACGCCGTCAACATCGACAGCAACCCGCGATTCGGGCGCGCGTTCCTCCGCGCGTCCGAGACGGACGAGTTCGAGACGCCGGACCACCAACTCGCGCTCATCGAGGCGTCCGACGTGTACATCAACGTCCGCGCCGAGACGAACGCGACGGAACAAAGCGACATCGACCCCGCGACCAACGCGGCGTGGAAACGCGCCTACAAGCCGATTCAGGTCGAAGCGCTCCAGAAACGCTGGTGTCTCACCCAGTACCCGGCGTCGGGGAGTGCCCAACTCGCCGGCATGAGTACCGAGGCGTACGAGAACTTCGTCTACGACGCCGTCAGTCTCGACTGGGAGAAGCAGGCCGAACACCAAGCACAGATGGTCGAACTCCTCGACGACGCCGACGAAGTCCGCATCAAATCGGGCGACGAGACGGACGTGACGATGAGCGTCGCCGGCAACACGACCATCAACGACAAGGGCGAACACAACCTCCCCGGCGGCGAAGTGTTCACCGCGCCCGTCAAGGATTCCGTCGAGGGAGAGGTGTACTTCGACCTGCCACTGTACCGCCAGGGCCGCGAAATCACGGGTGTCCGCGTCACGTTCGAAGACGGGAAAGTCGTCGACTACTCCGCAGAACGCAACGAGGAAGTTCTCGACGGCGTGTTCGACACCGACGAGGGTGCCCGCTACCTCGGCGAACTCGGTATCGGCATGAACCGCAACATCGACCAGTTCACCTACAACATGCTCTTCGACGAGAAGATGGGTGACACCGTCCACATGGCCGTCGGGTCCGCGTACCCCGAGACGGTCGGCGACGACAACGAAGTCAACGAGAGCGCCGAACACGTGGACATGATTGTCGACATGTCCGAGGATTCTGTCATCGAACTCGACGGGGAAGTCGTCCAGCGCAACGGGACGTTCGTGTTCGAAGACGACTTCTAA
- a CDS encoding aminopeptidase: MDPRIQQHAAVLVDHSISVNPGDSVIIAAPGLAEDLVVALYEKLGERGARPTTIANDSRAHSAYMRTIDREELTLNEAQLAALKQADALISIRAGENSFENSDIDSKKTMVDQQVNKPLSEEVRRTRWVVTQFPAPGNAQLAEMSTGAYEEFVYSAVNKDWDAQREHQQQMVDLLNEADEVRIRSGDATELSMSIEGMVAANDFGENNLPGGEVFTAPVPDSVEGTVLFDMPLLAQGREVQGVWLQFEDGEVVDYSAEKNQEILDAVLDTDDGARRLGELGIGMNRDIDRFTSNILFDEKMGDTIHLALGKAMEKNVPDGRKGNESAVHLDMLVDMSEDSTIELDGDVVQRNGTFVFEDDF, encoded by the coding sequence ATGGACCCCCGTATTCAGCAACACGCAGCGGTTCTCGTCGACCATAGCATTAGCGTCAATCCGGGCGATAGTGTCATCATCGCAGCCCCAGGGTTGGCCGAAGACCTCGTCGTGGCATTGTACGAGAAACTCGGCGAACGAGGCGCACGTCCGACGACGATAGCGAACGACAGTCGCGCACACAGCGCGTACATGCGTACGATTGACCGGGAAGAACTGACGCTGAATGAAGCGCAGTTGGCCGCGTTAAAGCAGGCTGACGCCCTCATCTCCATCCGTGCCGGGGAGAACTCCTTCGAGAACAGTGACATTGATTCGAAAAAGACGATGGTCGACCAACAGGTGAACAAGCCGTTGAGCGAAGAGGTCAGACGCACGCGCTGGGTCGTCACCCAGTTCCCTGCGCCGGGCAACGCACAACTCGCCGAGATGAGCACCGGCGCGTACGAGGAGTTCGTCTACAGTGCGGTCAACAAAGACTGGGACGCTCAGCGGGAACACCAACAACAGATGGTCGACTTGCTCAACGAGGCCGACGAAGTTCGCATCAGGTCGGGCGATGCCACCGAACTCTCGATGAGCATCGAGGGGATGGTTGCGGCGAACGACTTCGGAGAAAACAATCTCCCTGGCGGAGAGGTCTTCACCGCACCCGTGCCAGACAGTGTCGAAGGGACTGTTCTATTCGACATGCCACTACTCGCACAAGGCCGCGAAGTCCAAGGCGTCTGGCTCCAATTCGAAGACGGAGAGGTTGTCGATTACAGCGCCGAAAAGAACCAGGAAATCCTCGACGCAGTCCTCGATACGGACGATGGTGCCCGCCGTCTTGGAGAACTCGGCATCGGCATGAACCGCGACATCGACCGCTTTACCTCCAACATACTCTTCGACGAGAAGATGGGAGACACGATACACCTCGCCCTCGGCAAGGCCATGGAGAAGAACGTCCCGGACGGACGAAAAGGAAACGAGAGTGCCGTCCACCTCGACATGCTCGTCGATATGTCCGAGGATTCGACCATCGAACTCGACGGGGACGTCGTCCAGCGCAATGGGACGTTCGTGTTCGAAGACGACTTCTGA
- a CDS encoding phosphatase PAP2 family protein, translating to MFLLQTRGVGETVLTDLPDVVVFLFGLVTQLGDQWFFFVAFTSLYWVCWPHISERPRRTAASFVGLALGSLALVTALKVGFALPRPPTAALAAAPAWPDPLADLFVSFTTDDGFGFPSGHALGTTVVYGAAAVVLDVWDRRKRILAAAAIVGTVSLSRVVIGVHYGVDVVVGVFLGLVVLKAVFTIAAADDALGHLDPRRLFALAAALAVLALVVTFATGVPHHGENAAAALGGALGGFVGWSRLSDHESLPTLSPPVALVSFFGAGGLWVAADALDAPIPVVVLATGAVVAFILVAPQLQMRFVGDTVAQRAD from the coding sequence ATGTTCCTCCTCCAGACTCGCGGCGTCGGTGAGACGGTGCTGACAGACCTTCCGGACGTCGTCGTCTTCCTGTTCGGCCTCGTCACCCAACTCGGCGACCAGTGGTTCTTCTTCGTCGCGTTCACCTCGCTGTACTGGGTGTGCTGGCCGCACATCTCCGAACGTCCACGCCGGACAGCGGCGTCGTTCGTCGGTCTCGCACTCGGGTCGCTGGCGCTCGTCACCGCGCTGAAAGTCGGATTCGCGCTCCCCCGGCCACCGACGGCGGCACTCGCCGCCGCCCCTGCGTGGCCAGACCCGTTGGCCGACCTGTTCGTCTCGTTCACTACCGACGACGGGTTCGGGTTCCCGAGCGGTCACGCCCTCGGGACGACAGTCGTCTACGGCGCTGCGGCCGTCGTCCTCGACGTGTGGGACCGACGCAAGCGTATCCTCGCTGCCGCAGCAATCGTCGGCACTGTCTCGCTCTCCCGCGTCGTCATCGGCGTCCACTACGGCGTGGACGTCGTCGTCGGCGTCTTCCTCGGCCTCGTGGTCCTGAAGGCAGTCTTCACTATCGCCGCCGCGGACGACGCCCTCGGTCATCTCGACCCGCGACGCCTGTTTGCGCTCGCCGCTGCCCTCGCCGTACTGGCGCTCGTGGTGACCTTTGCGACGGGTGTCCCGCACCACGGTGAAAACGCTGCTGCCGCCCTCGGCGGGGCACTCGGTGGCTTCGTCGGATGGTCGCGTCTCAGCGACCACGAGTCGCTCCCCACGCTGTCACCGCCGGTCGCACTCGTCTCGTTCTTCGGGGCGGGTGGCCTCTGGGTCGCGGCCGACGCCCTCGACGCACCGATTCCGGTCGTGGTGCTCGCGACCGGTGCTGTCGTCGCGTTCATCCTCGTCGCACCGCAGTTGCAGATGCGGTTCGTCGGCGACACCGTCGCACAGCGTGCGGACTGA
- a CDS encoding threonine aldolase family protein codes for MIDLRSDTVTLPSDEMRVAARDADVGDDVYGGDPTVNELEARAAELVGMEDALYVPSGTMGNQIAARVHTDPGQEALVDAKAHVYKWEVGGFAQLSGLQVRAFDGGERAVPTPEQVREHAREESLHVAGTGVLCLENTHNARGGVAIPKADIDAAAEAAHELGVPVHLDGARVFNACVALDADPAAMTENVDSVMFCLSKGLGAPVGSILAGSETFIEQATRVRKQFGGGMRQAGIIAAPGLVALDNVDRLADDHENARVLAEGLDAVEGLSVPAPDTNIVVVDSEGAGLTAEEFVGLCDDVGVLGGTFGEYHTRFTTNLNVSRADVEDAVERVAEAVQSQ; via the coding sequence ATGATAGACCTCCGAAGTGACACGGTGACGCTCCCCTCCGACGAGATGCGCGTCGCCGCCCGCGACGCTGACGTCGGTGACGACGTGTACGGCGGCGACCCGACTGTGAACGAACTCGAAGCGCGTGCCGCCGAGTTGGTCGGCATGGAAGACGCCCTGTACGTTCCCTCCGGGACGATGGGGAACCAAATCGCCGCCCGCGTCCACACTGACCCCGGACAGGAAGCACTCGTCGACGCCAAGGCCCACGTCTACAAGTGGGAAGTCGGCGGGTTCGCCCAGTTGTCTGGCCTACAAGTTCGGGCCTTCGACGGCGGTGAACGCGCCGTTCCCACGCCCGAACAGGTCCGCGAGCACGCGCGAGAGGAGTCGCTTCACGTCGCCGGGACCGGCGTTCTGTGTCTCGAAAACACACACAACGCCCGCGGTGGTGTCGCCATCCCGAAGGCAGATATCGACGCGGCGGCCGAGGCGGCACACGAACTCGGCGTTCCCGTCCACCTCGACGGTGCACGCGTGTTCAACGCCTGTGTCGCCCTCGACGCGGACCCAGCGGCGATGACCGAGAACGTCGATTCCGTGATGTTCTGTCTCTCGAAGGGCCTCGGCGCACCGGTCGGGTCGATTCTCGCAGGCAGTGAGACGTTCATCGAGCAGGCGACGCGCGTCCGCAAGCAGTTCGGCGGTGGGATGCGACAGGCCGGCATCATCGCGGCACCCGGTCTGGTCGCTCTCGACAACGTCGACCGACTGGCCGACGACCACGAGAACGCCCGAGTGCTCGCCGAAGGCCTCGACGCCGTCGAGGGGCTATCGGTTCCGGCGCCCGATACGAACATCGTCGTCGTCGACTCCGAAGGTGCCGGTTTGACCGCGGAGGAGTTCGTCGGCCTGTGCGACGACGTGGGCGTCCTCGGCGGGACGTTCGGCGAGTACCACACTCGATTTACGACGAACCTGAACGTCTCGCGTGCGGACGTCGAAGACGCAGTCGAACGCGTCGCCGAAGCGGTCCAGTCGCAGTAA
- the glnA gene encoding type I glutamate--ammonia ligase, with translation MTEENVRTDGGLSAEAQAVIDEIEEKNVDFLRLQFTDILGTVKNVSVPASQAEKAFTEGIYFDGSSIDGFVRIQESDMRLEPDPSTFAILPWRQKENSAAARLICDVFNTSTGEPFEGDPRGVLKRAIDRADEMGYDINAAPEPEFFLFEEDENGRATTVTNDAGGYFDLAPKDLASDVRRDIIYGLESMGFDIEASHHEVAEGQHEINFTYDDALSTADNVATFRSVVRAIAAEHDLHATFMPKPIARINGSGMHTHISLFQDGENAFHDEDDEFNLSETAKQFTAGILDHAPAVTAVADPTVNSYKRLVPGYEAPVYIAWSDRNRSALIRKPAARTPAASRIEARFPDPSCNPYLALAALIHAGLDGIERGLECPDPVRENIYDFDEAKREEYGIETLPKDLGAAVDALEEDEVIQEALGDHVFEKFVEAKRSEFQDYLVSVSEWELDRYLETF, from the coding sequence ATGACGGAAGAAAACGTACGAACCGATGGTGGTCTGAGCGCGGAAGCACAGGCAGTCATCGACGAAATCGAAGAGAAGAATGTCGACTTCCTGCGCCTCCAGTTCACCGACATTCTCGGTACCGTAAAGAACGTCTCCGTCCCGGCCTCGCAGGCCGAAAAGGCGTTCACAGAGGGAATTTATTTCGACGGTTCGTCCATCGACGGCTTCGTTCGCATCCAGGAGTCCGACATGCGCCTCGAACCCGACCCGTCCACGTTCGCCATCCTCCCATGGCGCCAGAAGGAAAACAGCGCGGCGGCCCGCCTCATCTGTGACGTGTTCAACACGTCCACCGGCGAACCGTTCGAGGGTGACCCGCGCGGTGTCCTGAAGCGCGCTATCGACCGTGCAGACGAGATGGGCTACGACATCAACGCGGCCCCGGAACCGGAGTTCTTCCTCTTCGAAGAAGACGAGAACGGCCGCGCGACGACCGTCACGAACGACGCCGGTGGCTACTTCGACCTCGCCCCGAAGGACCTCGCGTCCGACGTTCGCCGTGACATCATCTACGGTCTCGAGAGCATGGGCTTCGACATCGAAGCGTCGCACCACGAAGTCGCCGAAGGTCAACACGAGATTAACTTCACGTACGACGACGCCCTCTCGACGGCCGACAACGTCGCAACCTTCCGGTCTGTCGTCCGCGCCATCGCGGCCGAACACGACCTGCACGCGACGTTCATGCCCAAGCCCATCGCCCGCATCAACGGGTCCGGCATGCACACGCACATCTCGCTGTTCCAGGACGGCGAGAACGCGTTCCACGACGAGGACGACGAGTTCAACCTGAGCGAGACTGCCAAGCAGTTCACCGCAGGTATCCTCGACCACGCGCCCGCAGTGACGGCCGTCGCCGACCCGACGGTGAACTCCTACAAGCGCCTCGTTCCCGGATACGAAGCACCGGTCTACATCGCGTGGTCCGACCGCAACCGCTCGGCGCTCATCCGCAAACCGGCCGCCCGCACGCCGGCCGCATCGCGTATCGAGGCTCGCTTCCCCGACCCGTCTTGTAACCCGTACCTCGCCCTCGCGGCGCTCATCCACGCCGGCCTCGACGGCATTGAGCGCGGCCTCGAGTGCCCCGACCCGGTCCGTGAGAACATCTACGACTTCGACGAAGCGAAGCGCGAAGAGTACGGCATCGAGACGCTCCCGAAGGACCTCGGCGCTGCCGTCGACGCCCTCGAAGAGGACGAAGTCATCCAGGAAGCCCTCGGTGACCACGTCTTCGAGAAGTTCGTCGAAGCCAAGCGCTCCGAGTTCCAAGACTACCTCGTCTCGGTCTCCGAGTGGGAACTCGACCGCTACCTCGAGACGTTCTAA